The Verrucomicrobiota bacterium DNA segment AAGCTCCATCCCACCCAGTAATTCGCCTCATCAGATTTTTTTGACTCGGGGAATTCCTTCATTAATGCCAGAAAATTCCCACGCAGCTCTTTTTTCCGCCCTAACTGTCCATTCAACAAAGCAAGTTGCGCTAGGGCATCCTCACCTTCGGGGGCTTTAGGATAGGACTTGAGCAAAAGCCCCAGTGTCGCCACGGCGTCATCGTTTTGATTGACCGCCTGTTGTGCTAATGCCAATTGATAAAGGGCCTGACTCCTTCTTTTATCATCAGGCAATTCCAGAGTGAAAAGTTTTAATGCCTCGACGGCTTCCGGGTAATTTTTGAATTGCAAACGGATCCTCGCCCTTTCATAGAGGACATCAGGCTTAATCTCAGCAGGGATAGGACTCTTGACCATTTCATCAAAGCTTTTTAATGCGGACTGGAAATCTTTTTGTGCAATTTTCTCCCGGGCTATGAGGTAACGGGCATTTTGGGTATAGGCAGACTTTGGATACTTGAGCAGGAATGTATCCGCGATTCCCGATATCTCCTGATTTTTCCGTTTAGTGATGATAAAAAGCCTGTCGTAAGCAATGACATCGGCATTTGGTGCATCAGCATATTTCTTTAAATATTGGTCATAATATTTCAGGGCTTTCGTATCATCCCCCGAGGCCCGAGCGGCCTGGCAAACCATCAGCCAGACATCCTCTTCACTCCCCGCAGGAAAGGTTTCCCCCGGTGTCTCATAAAGGAGGAGTACCCCATTTGAATCACCTGACCGAGCCATACACTGCAAGAGCTGCAGGGATGCCCACTGCCTCCACGACGGGTCATCAATGGTTAAATTACGTGCAAAACGGAATTCGCCTGCGGCATCCTTATAATTCTTTTGTGCCATGAGATAATTCCCGAGCTTATTACTCGCCTCCATTTGGAGAATGGGCTTTGAATCATCGGTTTTCACCGATTGATAAAAGGGAATGGCCCGCGTAAAGTCCCCGGCATCATAAAAAAGATTTGCCGCTGCCAATGCGGAGATCGTCAGGTAAGGATTATTTTCCCTGATTTTCGTCAGCTCCGCATATTTCTCGGCAGCCTCCGGGCCTTTCCCGAGAGCCTGGAGAGTCCGGGCTGATGCAAATTGCGCGCTATTTTTGAGTTCCTGATCCTGAGTTTTTGTCAGGACTGTTGAATAATAAACCAAGGCATCCTGATATTTACCGTCGATCGAGAGCAAATCCCCTAACCTCACCGCCGCCAAAGGGTAAAGGGTAGACTCAGGATAACTATCCGCAAAAGTCTGGTAACCTTGTAAGGCATCGACATTACGCCCAAGCTGGCGGTAAGCCTCCGCAATCCGGAAAAGCGTTGTTTCCCGGTTGATTTCCTCAAAGGGAAATTCAACTAAATAATCACTAAAAGCTTTTAATGCGTCCGCATATTTTTTTTGGTCAAAGAGTTCATTGGCATTGCGGAATTTAGCCTGCGCAATCACAATCATATTTGTCACCCCGGCTACCCCCTGATTATTGGTCTGGGCAAAGGAGCAATTTGCGGCGGCAATATATACCCCACAAATCCCGAGTGTTATGTAGATAAGCCTGTTCACAAGTTTCGTAGCCTATAACACTGGAGAAAGCGGAAAAGTTTTCGATCAAAATTTATCAAATTTCATGGGTTGCATTTCAACGAGGGCTTCCTATTCTCTATTTCTTTCGCAAGACACACTAAAAGCAATCTAATCATTACAGGAGATAACGATATGGCACGTCCCGTCACATTATTCACAGGCCAATGGGCAGACCTTCCCTTTGAAGTCATGGCTCAAAAAGCAAAAAGCTTTGGATACGATGGACTTGAACTCGCCTGTTGGGGTGATCACTTTGATGTGGTCAAAGCCCAGAAAAAGGAATATTGCGACGACCGCCTCGCCACCCTCGCGAAAAATGGCCTAAAGACATGGGCCATCTCGACCCACCTTGTCGGTCAAGCCGTCTGTGATAATATTGATGAACGCCATCAATCCATCCTCCCCCCCCATATTTATGGTGACGGAAAACCTGAAGATGTCCGTAAACGTGCTGCGGAAGAACTCATCAAAACTGCTCATGCCGCAAAAAACCTCGGGGTTAAAGTCGTTAATGGCTTCACCGGGTCGAAAATCTGGCATTTACTCTATTCCTTCCCCCCCGTCAGCCCCGCA contains these protein-coding regions:
- a CDS encoding tetratricopeptide repeat protein, with translation MNRLIYITLGICGVYIAAANCSFAQTNNQGVAGVTNMIVIAQAKFRNANELFDQKKYADALKAFSDYLVEFPFEEINRETTLFRIAEAYRQLGRNVDALQGYQTFADSYPESTLYPLAAVRLGDLLSIDGKYQDALVYYSTVLTKTQDQELKNSAQFASARTLQALGKGPEAAEKYAELTKIRENNPYLTISALAAANLFYDAGDFTRAIPFYQSVKTDDSKPILQMEASNKLGNYLMAQKNYKDAAGEFRFARNLTIDDPSWRQWASLQLLQCMARSGDSNGVLLLYETPGETFPAGSEEDVWLMVCQAARASGDDTKALKYYDQYLKKYADAPNADVIAYDRLFIITKRKNQEISGIADTFLLKYPKSAYTQNARYLIAREKIAQKDFQSALKSFDEMVKSPIPAEIKPDVLYERARIRLQFKNYPEAVEALKLFTLELPDDKRRSQALYQLALAQQAVNQNDDAVATLGLLLKSYPKAPEGEDALAQLALLNGQLGRKKELRGNFLALMKEFPESKKSDEANYWVGWSFAEEQDFVSAMPYLKDARGLNDKDYGAKATFRMILALYALQKPEELSREIYTYEKYKTTPDVPAGIYGWLAEKFFTLGHYAQAVPFYERLLNADDATPDMKKGGLLQLGRAQIKAELYEDAVVSLEKYVKIYNKPEEQVICLLELSTAYRGAKQFAKARSSAEKVMEFTGEGWANAEARLLLGKAYFDEGKPEEAVKYFKSVALLYYDPQIVPQAMTLLAEAYGRLGKTSEKNQTLKDLKERFPTYSEE